A single Bacteroidales bacterium DNA region contains:
- a CDS encoding electron transfer flavoprotein subunit alpha/FixB family protein, with translation MNNLFVFCEIEDGQVANVSLELLTKGRSLATQLGCKLEAIAIGHKLDNIASQVAPYGVDVLHIADHKKLEHYLTLPYTSIIIDLFSKTKPQIALLGATSVGRDLGPRVSSALKSGLTADCTSLVIGDHEDKKAGKVYKNLLYQIRPAFGGNIIATIVNPDCRPQMATVREGVMKKEVFNNSHKCEIKKIDVESIVSEADFVVSIIERHIEKRKINIQGAPIIVSGGYGVGSKENFKLLYDLAAVLGGEVGASRAAVDAGFAEHERQIGQTGITVRPKLYIACGISGQIQHRAGMDQSSMIISINTDPHAPINAIADYSIIGNITDIIPKMIAAYKKNSK, from the coding sequence GTGAACAATTTGTTTGTATTTTGTGAAATCGAAGATGGCCAGGTTGCTAATGTCAGTCTTGAGTTACTGACAAAAGGGAGATCATTAGCAACACAGTTAGGCTGTAAGCTCGAAGCTATAGCCATTGGTCACAAATTAGATAATATTGCAAGTCAGGTGGCTCCTTATGGAGTAGATGTTTTACACATTGCTGACCATAAGAAATTAGAACACTATTTGACTTTACCCTACACATCAATAATCATTGATTTGTTTTCAAAAACAAAACCTCAAATCGCCCTGTTAGGAGCAACTTCTGTTGGACGCGATTTGGGACCACGTGTTTCATCTGCATTAAAAAGTGGGCTTACTGCCGACTGTACATCACTTGTAATCGGCGATCACGAAGATAAAAAAGCTGGTAAAGTTTATAAAAACTTGCTTTATCAAATTCGCCCTGCGTTCGGCGGAAATATTATTGCTACCATCGTTAACCCCGACTGTCGTCCTCAAATGGCAACGGTTAGAGAAGGTGTAATGAAAAAAGAGGTTTTCAATAATTCGCATAAATGCGAAATCAAGAAAATTGATGTTGAGTCCATTGTTAGTGAAGCCGATTTTGTAGTTTCAATAATCGAGAGACACATAGAAAAACGCAAGATAAATATTCAAGGCGCACCAATCATTGTATCAGGAGGATACGGAGTTGGTTCAAAAGAAAATTTTAAACTTCTGTATGATTTGGCTGCCGTATTAGGTGGCGAAGTTGGAGCTTCACGCGCAGCCGTTGACGCCGGATTTGCCGAACACGAGCGTCAAATCGGTCAAACAGGAATTACCGTCCGCCCGAAACTATATATAGCTTGCGGTATTTCAGGACAGATACAACACCGTGCGGGTATGGATCAATCATCAATGATTATATCTATCAATACTGACCCACACGCGCCAATTAACGCAATTGCCGATTATTCAATTATTGGAAATATAACCGATATTATTCCAAAAATGATCGCAGCATATAAGAAAAACAGCAAATAA
- a CDS encoding lysine exporter LysO family protein, whose protein sequence is MLGSLIILIFFIIGTLVGYYDILPFDLQNYNVDEYTLYLLMFLVGIGIGSNKESLSIIKKINWKMVIIPLITIVGTFLGVTVSALFISGISIYDIWAIGAGYGYYSLSSIYISSIRGEALGAIALLSNIIRELFTLVFTPVLVRYFGKIAPISSGGATSMDTTLPIITKYSGSDYALISVFHGTVLTVLVPIIVTFFANLNP, encoded by the coding sequence ATGCTTGGAAGCCTTATAATACTTATATTCTTTATAATCGGCACATTAGTAGGATATTACGACATTTTACCATTCGACCTGCAAAATTATAATGTCGATGAGTATACTCTTTACTTACTGATGTTTTTGGTTGGAATTGGCATTGGTTCAAACAAAGAGTCGCTGTCAATTATCAAAAAAATCAATTGGAAAATGGTTATTATTCCTCTAATAACTATTGTAGGGACATTTTTGGGAGTTACCGTTTCAGCACTCTTTATTAGCGGCATAAGTATTTACGATATATGGGCAATTGGTGCAGGATACGGATATTACAGTTTATCAAGTATCTATATATCAAGCATACGCGGAGAGGCTCTCGGAGCTATCGCTCTGTTATCAAATATAATACGGGAGCTGTTTACATTGGTATTTACACCGGTTTTAGTGCGGTATTTCGGAAAAATTGCACCCATATCGTCGGGTGGCGCAACAAGCATGGATACTACATTACCGATAATAACAAAATACTCGGGTAGCGATTACGCTTTAATTTCTGTTTTCCACGGAACAGTGTTAACAGTGTTAGTGCCGATAATAGTTACTTTTTTTGCTAATCTAAACCCCTGA
- a CDS encoding lysophospholipid acyltransferase family protein, with amino-acid sequence MVNKILFQLFRAFVFSVGITPFWILQLNSHLMAFVLYHVVGYRKKVVYSNLHKCFPEKDEKEIRGIARKFYLHLSDVILETLKGFYMSERQLKKRWKVLNPEALDKYFLEGRDVINLASHYGNWEWGILAVDMQIKHQTVSIYMPMTNVLMENWSRKKRERFGMQMVSIKGTRDFFMSKKEKPSSIILAADQNPTNVQKSIMAKFFGYDTPCLHGAEEYSRTQNIPLVYFDVQKVKRGYYTLEIIDMIENPAETKYGEVTQKYMAKVEEIIRRKPEYYLWSHRRWKHSDETIAQMMEMHRQRVNSGV; translated from the coding sequence ATGGTAAATAAAATTCTTTTTCAGCTGTTCAGGGCTTTTGTTTTTTCAGTAGGAATAACGCCGTTTTGGATTCTACAGTTAAACTCGCACTTAATGGCGTTTGTTTTGTATCACGTTGTGGGATATCGCAAAAAGGTGGTTTATAGCAATTTACACAAGTGTTTTCCTGAAAAAGACGAAAAGGAGATAAGAGGAATTGCCCGAAAGTTCTATTTACATCTATCTGATGTAATCCTTGAAACTTTGAAAGGATTTTATATGTCGGAACGTCAATTAAAAAAACGTTGGAAAGTGTTGAATCCAGAGGCTTTGGATAAATATTTTTTGGAGGGCAGAGATGTTATCAATCTTGCCTCGCACTATGGTAACTGGGAGTGGGGAATTTTGGCTGTAGATATGCAAATAAAACATCAAACAGTATCTATCTATATGCCAATGACTAATGTTTTAATGGAGAACTGGTCGCGTAAAAAGCGTGAGCGTTTTGGTATGCAAATGGTATCTATCAAGGGTACCCGTGATTTCTTTATGTCGAAAAAAGAGAAGCCCTCGAGTATAATATTAGCTGCTGACCAAAATCCAACAAATGTCCAAAAATCAATAATGGCAAAGTTCTTTGGATACGATACGCCTTGTTTACATGGAGCTGAAGAGTATTCGCGCACTCAAAATATACCACTTGTCTATTTTGATGTTCAAAAGGTTAAGCGTGGCTATTATACGTTGGAGATAATTGATATGATTGAAAACCCGGCAGAAACCAAGTATGGAGAAGTTACCCAAAAGTATATGGCTAAAGTGGAAGAGATAATTAGGCGCAAGCCAGAGTACTATCTATGGTCGCATAGACGTTGGAAACACAGTGACGAAACAATTGCGCAGATGATGGAAATGCACAGACAACGAGTAAATTCAGGGGTTTAG
- the trmD gene encoding tRNA (guanosine(37)-N1)-methyltransferase TrmD, whose protein sequence is MRIDILTVLPELLSSPFEHSILKRAREAKVVEIFIHDIRNWSTNKHKRVDDYAFGGGAGMVMTIDPVFRAIEQLTSEREYDTIIYTSPDGERFNQQTANRLSTKQNIMILCGHYKGIDQRIRDHLITEEISIGDYVLTGGELAAAVICDSVVRLLPGAISDETSALTDSFQDSLLAPPVYTRPAEYRGWKVPDVLLSGNDAEIEKWRFNQSLERTRRLRPDLMNDDNNLS, encoded by the coding sequence ATGCGCATTGATATTCTTACAGTTTTACCTGAACTATTAAGCAGTCCTTTCGAGCACTCGATTTTAAAAAGAGCTCGTGAAGCAAAAGTTGTAGAAATTTTTATTCACGATATCCGCAACTGGTCAACCAACAAGCACAAACGTGTTGATGACTACGCTTTCGGCGGTGGTGCCGGTATGGTTATGACAATTGACCCTGTTTTTAGGGCTATAGAACAGCTAACGTCCGAGCGAGAATATGATACAATTATCTACACTTCACCCGATGGCGAGAGGTTTAACCAACAGACAGCCAACCGATTATCGACAAAGCAAAACATAATGATATTGTGTGGTCACTACAAGGGAATAGACCAACGTATTCGCGACCACTTAATTACTGAAGAGATTTCAATTGGCGATTACGTTTTAACCGGTGGCGAACTTGCAGCAGCTGTAATTTGCGACTCTGTAGTCAGGCTACTTCCGGGTGCTATTAGCGATGAGACATCGGCGTTAACCGATTCATTTCAAGACAGTTTGCTCGCTCCACCTGTTTACACACGCCCTGCGGAATACAGAGGCTGGAAAGTTCCAGATGTTCTGCTCTCTGGCAACGATGCCGAAATAGAAAAATGGAGATTTAACCAATCATTGGAACGAACACGCAGGCTACGCCCCGATTTAATGAATGATGATAATAATTTATCATAA
- a CDS encoding polysaccharide biosynthesis tyrosine autokinase gives MEQQLVNQIQSSDNIDLKRILFRLLANWYWLVLGSLVGYTVAYVINRYTVPVYGVSTTMVLSIDNSSSYFDRSLIDGLNLIKKEKNLENEISILKSYDLNSKVINQLNFDVTYVGLGRIRDGEVYKNNLFYIDYDTSFVQAKHTPFILTPLDNNKIKIHFETLGEYVTVDYGEWIENDLFRFRVISLGNDNTIRPDKYSIWFNDTESQIQRYRSKLQISKLSEDGTILKLSSSGEVPSKEIDYLNTLTELYIKRDLEEKHQMIESIIDFIDQQLSDITDSLYKAEIRLQNFRLENDVIDISKEGQVLLSKYESLQTEKDQEVVKYKYLKYLKKQLEDKKSDPSILAPGVAGINDPILTNIISQINQAKSEKHSLAYSTRKEISSITLLDQKISGLEEGLEMNVKSLIEQVNIRIVDLNKRIDDVFAELKKQPVNERLLLNIQRKFTLNDNIYTYLLEKRAEVGITKSSILSDAKVLDAAGLSGISQLYPKRKQNLMMGVFTGILIPILLILILDFLNLKILDRKEVEENTMVPILGGIGHNTTLLEHVVDEKPRSSIAESFRSLKTNLQFMIGEEGSKIISITSGISGEGKTFCSTNLAIVYASLNKKTVIVGLDLRRPKIHKSFDIKNDIGITNYLLNKVSLDEIIFPTKINNLDLIPTGIQPPNPNQLIESAKFKELLSQLKSMYDIIVIDTPPVALVSDAVYISKLCDINVFVIRLRYTTRPVYNIINDLYENRGIKNLAIALNDIKSSGYYGYRSYRYSYGYGYNYGYGYDNYYGAHEEYFDDVLPKKPWLIRNIEKFRKNKA, from the coding sequence ATGGAACAACAATTGGTCAATCAGATACAAAGTAGCGACAACATCGACTTAAAAAGAATTTTATTCAGGCTCTTAGCAAATTGGTACTGGTTAGTTTTAGGAAGTTTAGTAGGCTACACGGTTGCTTATGTTATTAACAGATACACAGTTCCAGTCTACGGGGTATCAACCACAATGGTTTTGTCAATTGATAATAGTTCAAGCTATTTTGATAGAAGTTTAATTGATGGTTTAAATCTGATCAAAAAAGAAAAGAATTTAGAAAATGAGATCTCCATTCTTAAATCGTATGATCTAAACTCAAAGGTTATTAATCAACTTAATTTTGATGTGACATATGTTGGATTAGGACGAATTAGAGACGGCGAAGTATATAAAAATAATCTTTTCTATATTGACTACGACACAAGTTTTGTGCAGGCAAAACACACCCCTTTCATACTCACACCTTTAGACAACAACAAAATTAAAATACACTTTGAAACTCTTGGAGAATATGTTACGGTTGATTATGGCGAATGGATAGAAAACGATCTGTTTCGATTTCGTGTCATATCCCTAGGCAATGATAATACAATTCGTCCAGACAAATATTCTATCTGGTTTAACGATACCGAGTCTCAAATACAGCGATATAGATCTAAGTTACAAATAAGTAAGTTGTCAGAAGATGGAACAATTTTAAAACTCTCATCATCTGGTGAAGTTCCTAGTAAAGAGATTGATTATCTAAACACACTTACCGAACTATACATCAAACGTGATTTAGAAGAGAAACATCAAATGATAGAGAGCATTATTGACTTTATTGATCAACAACTATCCGATATCACTGACTCACTATACAAAGCAGAAATACGTTTACAGAACTTCCGCTTAGAAAACGATGTTATAGATATATCCAAAGAAGGTCAAGTGTTGTTATCCAAGTACGAATCTTTGCAAACAGAAAAAGATCAAGAGGTTGTAAAGTATAAATATCTTAAGTATTTAAAAAAACAGCTAGAAGATAAGAAAAGTGACCCTTCAATACTTGCCCCGGGTGTAGCTGGAATAAACGATCCTATACTTACCAATATAATTTCTCAGATAAATCAGGCAAAATCTGAAAAACATAGTTTAGCATATTCTACTCGCAAAGAAATATCCTCTATTACACTACTTGATCAAAAAATCTCAGGCTTGGAAGAGGGGCTTGAAATGAATGTTAAATCACTTATAGAACAAGTTAATATTAGAATTGTTGATTTAAATAAGAGAATAGATGATGTCTTTGCCGAACTTAAAAAGCAGCCTGTTAATGAGCGACTTTTATTAAACATTCAAAGAAAATTTACTTTAAACGACAACATTTATACCTATTTACTTGAAAAAAGAGCCGAAGTTGGAATTACAAAATCCAGTATATTATCAGATGCTAAAGTACTTGATGCTGCAGGGTTAAGTGGTATAAGTCAACTTTATCCTAAAAGAAAACAAAATCTGATGATGGGTGTATTTACCGGTATTTTAATACCCATACTATTAATTTTAATACTCGATTTCCTAAACCTAAAAATTTTAGACAGAAAAGAAGTTGAAGAAAACACTATGGTACCTATACTCGGAGGCATTGGACACAACACAACCCTTTTGGAACACGTAGTTGACGAAAAACCGAGATCTTCAATCGCAGAATCGTTTAGAAGCCTAAAAACAAACTTGCAATTTATGATTGGGGAAGAAGGAAGTAAAATTATTTCAATTACATCGGGTATAAGTGGAGAAGGAAAAACATTCTGTTCAACTAACTTAGCAATAGTTTATGCTTCGCTAAACAAAAAGACAGTTATTGTTGGATTAGATTTAAGGCGCCCAAAAATTCATAAGAGTTTTGATATTAAAAATGATATAGGTATCACAAATTATTTGCTTAATAAAGTATCGTTAGATGAAATAATTTTCCCCACAAAAATCAATAACTTAGATTTAATTCCCACAGGTATACAACCTCCAAACCCAAATCAACTCATTGAGTCTGCTAAATTTAAAGAATTGTTATCGCAATTAAAATCTATGTACGACATAATTGTTATTGACACTCCTCCTGTAGCATTAGTCAGCGACGCAGTTTATATTTCAAAATTATGTGACATAAACGTCTTTGTTATCAGATTAAGATATACAACCCGACCAGTTTATAATATCATAAACGACTTATACGAAAACAGAGGTATAAAAAATCTGGCAATAGCACTGAATGATATAAAAAGCAGTGGATATTATGGATACAGAAGCTATAGATATAGTTACGGGTACGGTTATAATTATGGATATGGATACGATAATTATTACGGAGCTCATGAAGAGTATTTCGACGATGTTTTACCAAAAAAACCTTGGCTAATACGCAATATAGAAAAATTCAGAAAGAACAAAGCCTAA
- the lysS gene encoding lysine--tRNA ligase, whose translation MTILDLSEQEIIRRESLQELRKMGIEPYPQETYEVNTTTEDIREKFDPEQNNFQNISLAGRIMSRRIMGKASFAELMDSKGRIQLYFNRDEICKGEDKTLYNEVFKKHLDIGDIIGVKGYAFVTQVGEKSVFVSEFKILSKTLRVLPIVKEKDGVTYDAFTDPEQRYRQRYVDLIVNPHIRDVFVKRTIIVDTMRKMFNERGYLEVETPILQPIPGGAAARPFVTHHNALNIPLYLRIANELYLKKLIVGGFEGVYEFSRNFRNEGMDRTHNPEFTVMEIYVAYKDYNWMMGFTETMLEKVAIALHGTTKVTVGDKVLDFKAPYRRVTMIDAIKEHTGIDITGKDENELRKICKELNIEVDESFGKGKLIDEIFGEKCEQHMIQPTFIIDYPIEMSPLCKKHRTNPELTERFELMVNGKELCNAYTELNDPIDQLERFQEQLKLSEKGDDEAMFIDHDFVRALEYGMPPTAGMGIGIDRLAMIMTNQPSIQDVLFFPQMRPEKKAETDSPEKFTAIGVPSDWVDAIKKAGFLTVSSLKETNVNKIHQAICGVNKKFKLGLQNPTIEEIKGWIS comes from the coding sequence ATGACAATTTTAGATCTAAGCGAACAAGAAATAATCAGACGTGAGTCACTGCAGGAATTAAGGAAAATGGGAATTGAACCCTATCCACAGGAAACGTATGAAGTTAATACAACCACAGAAGACATTAGAGAAAAATTTGACCCCGAACAAAACAACTTCCAAAACATAAGTTTGGCGGGGAGAATAATGAGCCGTAGAATTATGGGCAAAGCTTCATTTGCTGAACTTATGGACAGTAAAGGAAGAATACAACTCTACTTCAACCGCGATGAAATATGCAAAGGCGAAGATAAAACACTATATAACGAAGTATTTAAAAAGCATCTAGATATAGGTGACATCATAGGTGTAAAAGGATATGCTTTTGTTACTCAAGTTGGTGAAAAAAGTGTTTTTGTATCAGAATTCAAGATACTATCTAAAACACTGCGTGTATTACCAATAGTAAAAGAGAAAGATGGCGTAACATACGATGCCTTTACCGACCCCGAACAAAGGTACAGACAAAGATACGTCGATCTAATAGTAAACCCACACATAAGAGACGTTTTCGTGAAACGCACTATCATTGTTGACACCATGCGTAAAATGTTTAATGAACGTGGATACTTAGAAGTTGAGACACCCATTTTACAACCTATTCCAGGTGGAGCAGCAGCACGTCCATTCGTTACCCATCACAATGCTTTAAACATACCTCTGTATCTTCGGATAGCCAATGAACTATATTTGAAAAAACTTATAGTCGGTGGATTTGAAGGTGTTTACGAATTTTCCAGAAATTTCAGAAACGAAGGTATGGATAGAACCCATAACCCCGAATTTACAGTTATGGAGATATATGTTGCCTACAAAGATTACAACTGGATGATGGGGTTTACCGAAACAATGTTGGAAAAAGTAGCTATAGCACTTCACGGGACAACAAAAGTAACGGTTGGCGACAAAGTCTTGGATTTCAAAGCTCCGTACAGACGAGTTACTATGATTGACGCCATCAAAGAACATACAGGTATCGACATCACAGGAAAAGATGAAAACGAACTTCGAAAAATATGTAAAGAATTGAACATTGAGGTTGACGAATCATTCGGGAAAGGCAAACTTATAGACGAAATATTTGGCGAAAAGTGCGAGCAACACATGATTCAGCCAACATTTATCATCGACTACCCAATAGAGATGTCTCCTCTTTGCAAAAAACACAGAACAAACCCCGAGCTGACTGAGCGTTTCGAGCTAATGGTTAACGGCAAAGAGTTGTGTAACGCCTATACAGAGCTTAACGACCCAATCGACCAGCTTGAACGTTTCCAAGAACAACTGAAACTAAGCGAAAAAGGCGATGACGAGGCAATGTTTATCGACCACGATTTTGTGAGAGCATTAGAATATGGTATGCCACCAACAGCAGGAATGGGAATAGGAATCGATAGACTTGCAATGATAATGACAAATCAACCATCTATACAAGATGTCCTGTTTTTCCCACAAATGCGTCCCGAGAAAAAGGCTGAAACAGATAGTCCTGAAAAATTCACAGCAATCGGCGTTCCAAGCGACTGGGTCGATGCAATTAAAAAAGCAGGATTTCTAACAGTTTCATCATTAAAAGAGACAAATGTGAATAAAATACATCAGGCAATATGTGGTGTCAATAAAAAATTCAAACTTGGATTGCAAAATCCTACTATTGAAGAGATTAAGGGTTGGATATCGTAA
- a CDS encoding lysine exporter LysO family protein, which translates to MFTVIIIIALGIIVGYFLRNKSKTKSFIEKLTMVVIFALLFVLGVAIGNDKNIMNSLQTLGLQAMIISLGAIAGSVLLAWWAYIAIFKNRK; encoded by the coding sequence ATGTTTACTGTAATAATTATCATTGCTTTAGGTATTATTGTTGGCTATTTTTTGCGAAATAAGTCAAAAACTAAAAGCTTTATCGAAAAACTTACTATGGTAGTAATTTTTGCACTATTGTTTGTCTTGGGCGTTGCAATCGGGAACGATAAAAACATAATGAATTCTTTGCAAACATTAGGCTTACAGGCTATGATAATATCGCTCGGAGCTATCGCAGGGAGCGTTCTGTTGGCTTGGTGGGCATATATAGCAATTTTCAAAAACCGTAAGTAA
- a CDS encoding electron transfer flavoprotein subunit beta/FixA family protein, producing MSGLKIVVLAKQVPDTRNVGKDAMKADGTVNRAALEAIFNPEDLNALEQALRLKDRIPGSIITILTMGPIRAAEIIREGLYRGADNGYLLTDRAFAGSDTLATSYAISKAIEKIGKFDIIIAGRQAIDGDTAQVGPQVAEKLGLPQITYAEEIIDVKGKEIIVKRRLERGVETVKGTLPLVITVTGSAAECRPRNAKFTMKYKHARSASELQDATEDFMQLYNSRPYLKLSELSVNDVDVDHEQLGLSGSPTKVKEIENVVLQAKESKVIGNNDQEIEEMIVELIKNHTIG from the coding sequence ATGAGTGGATTAAAAATTGTAGTATTGGCAAAACAAGTCCCCGATACACGAAATGTGGGTAAAGATGCCATGAAAGCTGACGGTACTGTTAACCGTGCAGCATTAGAAGCAATATTCAACCCCGAAGATTTGAATGCCTTAGAACAAGCTCTACGACTTAAAGATCGCATTCCAGGCTCAATCATAACTATTCTTACAATGGGACCGATTAGAGCTGCAGAAATTATTCGTGAAGGGTTGTATCGCGGAGCCGATAACGGCTACCTTTTAACAGACCGTGCTTTTGCAGGAAGCGACACACTTGCAACGTCGTATGCAATTTCTAAAGCAATAGAAAAAATTGGCAAATTCGACATTATCATTGCCGGACGACAAGCTATTGACGGCGATACAGCACAAGTAGGGCCACAGGTCGCCGAAAAACTCGGTTTACCTCAGATCACCTATGCTGAAGAGATAATTGATGTCAAGGGGAAAGAGATAATTGTAAAACGTCGTCTAGAACGCGGCGTTGAAACTGTGAAAGGTACGCTACCCTTAGTTATCACGGTTACAGGCTCTGCAGCAGAATGTCGTCCCAGAAACGCCAAGTTTACAATGAAATATAAACATGCACGCTCTGCTTCTGAACTGCAAGATGCTACAGAAGATTTCATGCAACTGTATAACTCAAGACCTTACCTTAAACTATCTGAACTTTCAGTAAATGACGTTGATGTCGATCATGAACAACTTGGTTTGAGTGGTTCGCCAACAAAAGTTAAAGAAATAGAAAACGTTGTACTGCAAGCTAAAGAATCAAAAGTAATTGGAAACAACGACCAAGAAATTGAAGAGATGATTGTTGAGTTAATAAAAAATCATACTATCGGTTAA
- a CDS encoding acyl-CoA dehydrogenase has product MANFYTDNSDMKFHLTHPLMKKIIALKENNYTEKDIYDYAPVNYEDAIDSYDKVLEIVGDICGNVIAPNAEAVDQEGPTVVNSRVVYAAGTQQNHDTLTQAGLVGMSLPRKYDGLNFSMVPYVMAAELVSRADAGFANIWGLQDCAETIHEFASEEQKQRYLPRFNKGITAAMGLTEPDAGSDLQAVQLRATYNESDGKWYLNGVKRFITNGDADVNLVLARSEEGTSDGRGLSLFLYDKTSNAVIVRRIENKMGIKGSPTCELVFTNAPAELVGDRKMGLIKYVMSLMNGARLGVGAQSVGIAEAAYREALEYAADRTQFGKTINRFPAVYEMLTNMDAKTKAIRSLLYETTRFVDIYKALTHISNERKLEVEERNEMKTYQKLADIFTPLLKLVSSEYCNQIAYDSIQIHGGSGFMKDYPIERMYRDARITTIYEGTSQLQVVAAIRGIVTGSYMAQIREYEKTSVLPKHEPLKKRLINMANELEETIKYVVDINSKAGNSDFIDFHARRLVEMAGNIIMSWLLIIDSTRDEIFEKHASVFVKIGAAQNKQHIEYIRNCNLDEISMFKVVNEE; this is encoded by the coding sequence ATGGCTAATTTCTATACAGATAACTCAGATATGAAGTTTCATCTAACGCATCCGTTGATGAAAAAAATTATTGCTCTTAAAGAAAACAATTACACTGAGAAAGACATATACGATTATGCACCTGTTAATTACGAAGACGCGATTGACAGTTACGATAAAGTTTTAGAGATAGTAGGTGATATTTGCGGAAATGTAATAGCACCCAATGCAGAAGCAGTTGACCAAGAAGGTCCTACGGTTGTAAATAGTAGAGTTGTATATGCAGCAGGAACGCAACAAAACCACGACACCTTAACACAAGCCGGTTTGGTTGGCATGTCGTTACCACGCAAATATGATGGTTTGAACTTTTCAATGGTGCCTTACGTAATGGCAGCTGAACTAGTATCACGCGCTGACGCTGGTTTTGCCAACATATGGGGACTGCAGGACTGCGCGGAAACTATTCACGAATTTGCATCAGAAGAGCAAAAACAAAGATATTTACCACGATTCAATAAAGGAATTACAGCTGCCATGGGACTTACAGAGCCTGACGCAGGTAGCGACTTGCAAGCAGTTCAACTACGTGCAACCTATAACGAATCTGACGGAAAATGGTATTTAAACGGTGTAAAAAGGTTTATTACCAACGGCGACGCTGATGTAAATCTTGTTTTGGCTCGCTCAGAAGAAGGAACAAGCGATGGTCGTGGACTATCACTGTTTCTATATGACAAAACCAGCAACGCTGTAATAGTACGTCGAATAGAGAATAAAATGGGTATCAAGGGCTCTCCTACTTGTGAATTAGTTTTCACCAACGCACCAGCAGAACTTGTTGGCGATCGTAAAATGGGGCTAATCAAGTATGTAATGTCGTTAATGAATGGTGCACGTCTTGGTGTGGGAGCACAATCGGTTGGTATAGCTGAAGCAGCTTATCGCGAGGCTCTTGAATATGCGGCAGACCGCACACAGTTTGGTAAAACAATTAATCGGTTCCCGGCTGTTTACGAAATGCTAACAAACATGGACGCAAAAACCAAGGCTATACGTTCATTGCTATATGAAACCACTCGTTTCGTTGATATCTATAAAGCTCTCACACATATTTCCAATGAACGTAAGTTAGAAGTCGAAGAGCGTAACGAGATGAAAACATACCAAAAACTTGCAGATATTTTCACTCCACTTCTAAAATTAGTTTCAAGCGAATACTGTAACCAAATAGCTTACGATTCAATACAAATTCACGGTGGTTCAGGTTTCATGAAAGATTACCCTATTGAAAGAATGTATCGTGATGCTCGCATCACCACCATTTATGAAGGAACTTCGCAACTTCAAGTTGTTGCAGCAATACGAGGTATAGTTACAGGTTCTTATATGGCACAAATTCGTGAATACGAAAAAACCTCAGTGCTACCTAAACACGAGCCTTTGAAGAAAAGATTAATTAATATGGCAAACGAACTTGAAGAAACAATCAAATACGTTGTAGATATCAACTCTAAAGCAGGAAATTCTGATTTCATTGATTTCCATGCTCGCAGGTTAGTTGAAATGGCTGGAAATATAATAATGAGCTGGCTACTAATTATTGACAGTACTAGAGATGAAATATTTGAGAAACATGCATCAGTATTTGTTAAAATTGGAGCGGCTCAAAATAAACAACATATAGAATATATCAGAAATTGCAACTTAGACGAAATTTCAATGTTTAAAGTTGTTAATGAAGAATAA